From a region of the Acidobacteriota bacterium genome:
- a CDS encoding site-specific DNA-methyltransferase: MHIQSEPIYKTKFGAMYCTNSLGFMQQMPDDSIDLVITSPPYALHFKKEYGNANQEDYITWFLPFTREIKRIIKPSGSFVLNLGGAWKPGLPIRSLYHYRVILALADDVGFDLAQEYFWFNPAKMPAPAEWVNVRRIRVKDSVEYIFWLIKDSMAKADNRKVLQPYSKDMKRLIKRGVKQTIRPSGHVINSTFASDHGGSIPSNLIQCGNNESNSAYIKKCKSAGTKIHPARFPTELPRFFIEFLTNPGDIVLDPFAGSNTTGYVAEGLKRKWVSVEIRNDYAQESRLRFEGTQEEVDIAQGQQILLFE; the protein is encoded by the coding sequence ATGCATATTCAATCTGAACCGATCTACAAAACTAAGTTTGGGGCGATGTATTGCACTAATAGCCTAGGATTCATGCAACAGATGCCTGATGATTCGATTGATCTAGTTATTACAAGTCCGCCGTACGCTCTCCATTTCAAGAAAGAATATGGAAATGCCAACCAGGAGGATTACATTACTTGGTTTCTTCCTTTTACCCGGGAAATCAAACGAATTATAAAGCCATCAGGCTCCTTTGTCCTAAATCTTGGAGGTGCATGGAAACCCGGGTTACCGATTCGCAGTCTATACCATTATCGAGTAATTCTTGCTCTTGCAGACGATGTCGGATTTGATTTGGCGCAAGAATATTTTTGGTTCAATCCGGCAAAAATGCCGGCACCAGCTGAGTGGGTAAATGTTCGGCGAATTCGGGTAAAAGATAGTGTGGAATATATTTTTTGGCTTATAAAAGATTCGATGGCTAAAGCTGATAATCGAAAGGTTCTGCAACCGTACAGCAAGGATATGAAACGCCTAATCAAACGAGGAGTGAAGCAAACCATTCGGCCAAGCGGCCATGTTATTAATAGTACATTTGCAAGCGATCATGGCGGTTCAATTCCATCAAATCTTATCCAGTGTGGTAACAATGAATCGAATAGCGCTTATATAAAAAAATGCAAATCTGCTGGCACTAAAATACATCCAGCTCGTTTTCCTACAGAGCTACCAAGATTCTTTATTGAATTTCTCACGAATCCAGGGGATATTGTGCTTGATCCATTTGCGGGTAGCAATACCACAGGGTATGTAGCTGAGGGTCTAAAGCGCAAATGGGTTTCTGTGGAAATTCGAAACGATTATGCACAGGAGAGTCGATTGCGCTTTGAGGGAACGCAAGAAGAAGTCGATATTGCTCAGGGTCAACAGATTCTGCTTTTTGAATAA